A region of the Burkholderia pyrrocinia genome:
CCGACCACGGCATTGTGCGAGGCTGCGTTGCCGAAGGCCGTGCCGTTGAGTGTCGGCGGCATGCCAAGATTGACGAGCCACGGGCCGCCGCTCGAACCCCCGGTCATCAGCGATCCGATGATCGTGTTGTTCGAGTTGCTGGCGGACACGAAACCTTGCGATTCGTTGCGCTCCATGTAGACGCCGCTATCCAAGGCCACCGGGTAGCCGAGCTGGTCGATCAGCGCGAGTCCTGACGGGGTGTAGCTATAGCCGTTCCATCCATAGCCATACCATCCGGCACGATTGCCCGCATACGATCCGGCTTGCGGCGACAGCACGATCACGGCCACGTCGTCCTGGCAGATGACGCCGGCGACAGCGCATGGGTCGGTGCCGTCGTAATAGGACGTCATGACGGTGGCGGATGCTCCGTTCCACGTGCCATAGGGCGCGGTTCCGTTACTGTAGGCCGGAACGAATACCCAGTTCGAGTAGAACTGCCGCTGACCGAAATTCGCGACGCAGTGCGCGGCCGTGACGACCACGCCCGGTTTGATCAGGGAGGCAGAGCACAGATAGGTCGCGGAGCCGATGTTGAAGAACAGCTTGCCGGCTGCACGGAACGGATAGTAATACTGCGTATTGTCGCCGTTTGCATTCACCTGGCTAGTGGTATACGGCTGATTCGACGATCCGTATTCCTGCGGTTGGACCCCGGACTGACTCAAATCGACTGGCGCGACCAGTTGCACCGGCCTTTGCGTGCCGTCTCCAGCGCCGCCTTGTGCATAGCCCGGCACGCC
Encoded here:
- a CDS encoding trypsin-like serine peptidase: MSKLISKIAVVAFGSLIATSALAQQIRTQGSVTQITLPERGLQVAGIDFKHALPMPLPRPLVAPPAMLDSLMYNARPALGVPGYAQGGAGDGTQRPVQLVAPVDLSQSGVQPQEYGSSNQPYTTSQVNANGDNTQYYYPFRAAGKLFFNIGSATYLCSASLIKPGVVVTAAHCVANFGQRQFYSNWVFVPAYSNGTAPYGTWNGASATVMTSYYDGTDPCAVAGVICQDDVAVIVLSPQAGSYAGNRAGWYGYGWNGYSYTPSGLALIDQLGYPVALDSGVYMERNESQGFVSASNSNNTIIGSLMTGGSSGGPWLVNLGMPPTLNGTAFGNAASHNAVVGVTSWGYTNSAVKQQGASPFTSSNIVTLVNTVCGSTPAAC